The sequence ATTTATTCCAGGACCTGCAACAAAACTCTCAGTACTGGGTGATTTAATGTCAAGTGCTTACAATGTGCATGCAAGTAATTGGGTAAACAGTTCGGCTGCAAGTACAGTCGAAGAAAATACCATTCAATGGCTTACAAAACAAATTGGATATGATAACCAAGCAGGTGGTTTGTTTGTTTCCGGTGGTTCGATGGCAAACTTAACAGGCCTCATCGCTGCTCGCGATAAAATATTAACTGAAGAGAACCGTCATTTAGGTGTCATTTATCTTTCAGACCAAACGCATCATTCTGTGGAAAAAGGATTAAAAATTATTGGATTTACAAGTCGTCAATTCCGTTTTATTGAGACGGATGACTTATTTCAAATTAAAAGTGATGTTTTGGAAAAGACAATCTTAAATGACTTAGACCAAGGATTGGTACCTTGCTGTGTTGTTGCGACTGCAGGTACTACCAATACAGGAACCGTTGATCCACTGGATGAGATTGGTGATTTGTGTAATAAGTATAATCTTTGGATGCATGTAGATGGCGCTTATGGTGCCTCATTTCTCCTTTCCACAAATCAAGTCCACCGCCTTCACGGAATTCACAAAGCAGACAGTGTCAGTTGGGACGCACATAAATTACTGTTCCAAACTTATAGTTGTGCCATGATTCTTGTAAAGGATAAACAAGATTTACTTAATAGTTTTGATGCAAGTCCTGAGTACTTAAAAG is a genomic window of Erysipelothrix amsterdamensis containing:
- a CDS encoding pyridoxal phosphate-dependent decarboxylase family protein, producing MKRYELDEDATIEAIMIEFINTFYEGEANPGKGPVCTIAPDDVLERLKNQEMPKQGRDVESVVSELMTDIYPYSLRSSHPRHFGFIPGPATKLSVLGDLMSSAYNVHASNWVNSSAASTVEENTIQWLTKQIGYDNQAGGLFVSGGSMANLTGLIAARDKILTEENRHLGVIYLSDQTHHSVEKGLKIIGFTSRQFRFIETDDLFQIKSDVLEKTILNDLDQGLVPCCVVATAGTTNTGTVDPLDEIGDLCNKYNLWMHVDGAYGASFLLSTNQVHRLHGIHKADSVSWDAHKLLFQTYSCAMILVKDKQDLLNSFDASPEYLKDIDGDRVTNFGSLGIELTRPTRALKLWLSLQTIGIEEYTRRIDYGQTLANYVQERIIKSNHWEMISPAQFSIINFRYVHPSLSDLETDALNTYLAKQIVADEFAGIFTTELKGHTVLRMCTINPITTIEDLEGTINHLETLATHYLNTNH